The Gemmatimonadales bacterium genome contains a region encoding:
- the ispE gene encoding 4-(cytidine 5'-diphospho)-2-C-methyl-D-erythritol kinase — MTTLRSPAHAKLNLLLRVLGRETSGYHGIETLFCRLDLADELVVEQRDEPGRITLDTQGVDLGPPERNLAYLAAERVLTATGARFGVHLTLAKRIPAGAGLGGGSANAAAALELVNQLAGNAVPRSELFHFASRLGADVPFLLSGASLALGWGHGDRLLRLPSLPAAPVLLIMPPIPIRTPDAYQWVDAARGNVGSRGALALDLDSVSRWSDVARMAGNDFESVVFGREPRIRDAFDALARTNPTLCRMTGSGSTLFAVYRTDRDRDDARMMMGKKHGAVIATRTSG, encoded by the coding sequence GTGACCACGCTTCGTAGCCCCGCCCACGCCAAGCTCAACCTGCTGCTGCGGGTCCTCGGTCGCGAGACCTCGGGATACCATGGCATCGAAACCCTGTTCTGCCGCCTCGACTTGGCCGACGAACTCGTCGTCGAACAACGTGATGAGCCCGGGCGCATCACCCTCGACACCCAAGGCGTCGACCTCGGTCCGCCGGAACGCAATCTTGCCTACCTTGCGGCCGAACGGGTTCTGACGGCCACCGGTGCGCGGTTCGGGGTTCACCTGACGCTCGCCAAGCGGATTCCCGCCGGCGCCGGACTGGGCGGCGGTTCGGCCAACGCTGCCGCGGCGCTCGAGCTGGTCAATCAGCTGGCGGGTAACGCGGTCCCGAGGTCCGAGCTGTTTCATTTCGCCAGCCGGCTGGGGGCCGACGTCCCGTTCCTCCTGTCCGGCGCGTCGCTGGCACTCGGCTGGGGCCACGGCGATCGCTTGCTGCGCCTGCCGAGCCTTCCGGCGGCGCCGGTGCTGCTGATCATGCCGCCGATTCCGATTCGGACCCCGGATGCATACCAGTGGGTCGACGCGGCCCGCGGCAATGTGGGGTCTCGCGGGGCGCTGGCCCTCGACCTCGACAGCGTCAGCCGCTGGAGTGATGTAGCCCGAATGGCCGGTAACGATTTCGAGTCGGTCGTCTTCGGCCGCGAGCCTCGGATCCGTGACGCCTTCGACGCGCTGGCCCGCACCAATCCGACGCTCTGCCGGATGACCGGCTCTGGCTCGACGCTCTTTGCCGTCTACCGGACCGATCGCGACCGCGATGACGCCCGGATGATGATGGGCAAGAAACACGGAGCCGTCATCGCCACCCGCACCAGCGGCTGA
- a CDS encoding Hpt domain-containing protein: MSVPSGRLQFFVLEASDYLERLALVVGRPVPPDPGELVRLTRALRGAALMAGLAPYARAAGALELLAKAHRSAPGSWTPDRAASLADAVDELRRLASRGVDWTDADSDAAAALADSLAAGLETDPDGTPAAPRRAAGQGEELQPSVRAFIGREGAHIAATLEDAAAALDQGRLAGATDAVLARLQPLRGLATLPSLSPLPEFLDAVELTIRNLRDASAPPGGARALRHAATAVAQLARGVAAGSATGSETPDVLLGAASLLESFGRDDDVVDIATLFRDDDANPILAHGNAPSADDSSDSMLELVSLADRLRQAGDQLTQPASITGRTLYLYGLVVQLRPLTAAAPRQRPHLAPLLGSIAAAIGQGRAARDPLAFASSLREAATAIGSAASARNAIFLGDELEPVVTMVRQLGSEATAPPAADESDVVPIESLAPDPAPQTSPDLATPDPGDVVPIQALAPDLPDPAVPGAFEQSFSTYHRLVGAAPAAGNLGITPPAAAITSPDDDADVVDIGTLLFQGRRALERADIVRLELSGALKAERPFSEIEPLVSELIDLVPLALAE; this comes from the coding sequence ATGAGCGTGCCCTCCGGCCGACTGCAATTCTTCGTCCTCGAGGCGTCGGACTACCTCGAGCGACTTGCCCTCGTGGTCGGACGGCCGGTGCCGCCCGACCCCGGCGAACTCGTCCGTTTGACCCGGGCACTGCGCGGGGCGGCGCTGATGGCGGGACTCGCACCATACGCCCGCGCCGCCGGTGCCCTCGAACTCCTGGCCAAGGCGCACCGGAGTGCGCCGGGGTCGTGGACGCCGGACCGTGCGGCCTCGCTGGCCGATGCGGTCGACGAGCTTCGTCGGCTCGCCTCCAGAGGCGTCGATTGGACCGATGCCGACTCCGATGCCGCCGCCGCGCTTGCCGATTCGCTCGCGGCGGGACTCGAGACCGATCCGGACGGCACGCCCGCCGCACCGCGGCGGGCCGCAGGGCAAGGCGAAGAGCTGCAGCCCAGCGTCCGTGCCTTCATTGGCCGGGAAGGTGCGCATATCGCGGCAACGCTGGAGGACGCGGCGGCCGCACTCGACCAGGGCCGGCTGGCCGGTGCTACCGACGCCGTACTGGCGCGCCTGCAGCCACTCCGGGGGCTCGCCACGCTGCCCTCGCTCTCGCCCCTGCCGGAGTTTCTCGACGCGGTCGAACTCACCATCCGGAACCTCCGTGACGCCTCGGCACCACCGGGCGGCGCCCGGGCACTGCGCCATGCGGCCACCGCCGTGGCGCAGCTGGCACGGGGCGTTGCCGCGGGCTCGGCGACGGGCAGCGAGACCCCGGACGTGCTGCTCGGCGCCGCCAGCCTGCTGGAGTCCTTCGGGCGGGACGACGACGTGGTGGACATCGCGACCCTGTTCCGGGACGACGACGCCAATCCGATCCTGGCCCATGGCAACGCACCATCGGCCGACGACAGCAGCGATTCGATGCTCGAACTGGTCAGTTTGGCCGACCGCCTCCGCCAGGCGGGCGACCAACTGACGCAGCCCGCATCGATAACCGGTCGCACGCTGTATCTCTATGGCCTGGTGGTGCAACTGCGCCCGCTGACCGCCGCGGCCCCCCGGCAGCGGCCCCACCTGGCACCCTTGCTGGGCAGCATCGCCGCCGCCATCGGCCAGGGTCGGGCCGCGCGCGACCCACTGGCCTTCGCCTCCTCTCTTCGCGAAGCGGCAACCGCAATCGGGAGCGCAGCAAGCGCACGCAATGCCATCTTCCTGGGCGACGAGCTCGAACCAGTCGTCACCATGGTGAGGCAGCTCGGCAGCGAAGCCACAGCCCCCCCCGCGGCCGATGAATCCGATGTGGTGCCGATCGAATCGCTCGCTCCGGACCCGGCTCCGCAGACATCGCCAGACCTGGCGACGCCCGATCCGGGCGACGTGGTGCCGATCCAGGCCCTTGCGCCTGACCTGCCCGACCCCGCCGTGCCGGGCGCGTTCGAGCAGAGCTTTTCCACCTACCACCGTCTGGTCGGCGCCGCTCCCGCTGCCGGCAACCTCGGAATCACCCCGCCGGCGGCTGCCATCACGAGCCCCGACGACGACGCCGATGTCGTCGACATCGGGACCCTGCTCTTCCAAGGCCGCCGAGCCCTCGAACGCGCCGATATCGTTCGCCTCGAGCTGAGCGGTGCGCTCAAGGCCGAGCGGCCCTTCAGCGAGATCGAACCGCTGGTGAGCGAACTCATCGACCTGGTTCCCTTGGCCCTTGCGGAATAA
- a CDS encoding ribose-phosphate pyrophosphokinase, giving the protein MALPNQSQVLSPMLLLSGTANRPLSEEVAKELDQALCKATIRRFADGEIFVKIDENVRGRDVYIIQPTNPPGDNLLELLLLMDAARRASAARITAVIPYFGYARQDRKDQPRVAISAKLMANMVSTAGADRVLSIDFHQHQMQGFFDLPVDHLYAAPVFVNHYRQKTLRDLVVVASDAGGAKMARSFAKKLNASFAIIDKRRTAANVAEVVNVVGDVAGKDCLLPDDMIDTGGTMTEAVMALKRLGAEDIYVCATHALLSGPAVERLSQAPVTEIAVTNSIALPDSKRFEKLKVLSIAGLLAKAIGYTHSDQSVSSLFD; this is encoded by the coding sequence ATGGCCCTTCCGAATCAGTCCCAGGTTTTGAGCCCGATGCTGCTGCTCTCGGGCACAGCCAATCGGCCCCTCTCGGAAGAAGTCGCGAAGGAGCTCGACCAGGCGCTCTGTAAGGCGACGATCCGCCGGTTCGCTGACGGTGAGATCTTCGTCAAGATCGACGAGAACGTGCGGGGCCGGGATGTCTATATCATCCAGCCCACCAACCCGCCGGGCGACAACCTGCTCGAACTCCTCCTCCTGATGGACGCAGCGCGCCGAGCCAGCGCCGCGCGGATCACGGCGGTGATTCCATACTTCGGCTACGCCCGCCAGGACCGCAAGGATCAGCCGCGGGTCGCGATCAGCGCCAAGCTGATGGCCAACATGGTGTCGACGGCCGGCGCCGATCGGGTGCTCTCGATCGATTTCCACCAGCACCAGATGCAGGGGTTTTTCGACCTGCCGGTCGACCATCTCTATGCGGCGCCGGTCTTCGTCAATCATTACCGGCAGAAGACCCTCCGGGACCTGGTGGTGGTGGCCTCGGATGCGGGTGGCGCCAAGATGGCGCGCAGTTTTGCCAAGAAGCTCAACGCCAGCTTTGCCATCATCGACAAGCGGCGAACTGCGGCCAACGTGGCCGAGGTCGTCAATGTCGTCGGCGATGTGGCGGGCAAGGACTGCCTGCTCCCCGATGACATGATTGACACTGGTGGTACCATGACGGAGGCCGTCATGGCGCTCAAGCGTCTGGGCGCGGAGGATATCTACGTCTGCGCCACCCACGCCTTGCTGAGCGGGCCTGCGGTCGAGCGGCTCTCCCAGGCGCCGGTGACAGAGATTGCGGTTACCAATTCGATTGCGCTGCCCGATTCGAAGCGCTTCGAGAAGCTCAAAGTTCTGTCGATCGCTGGCCTTCTCGCAAAGGCGATCGGGTACACCCACAGCGATCAGTCGGTAAGTTCGCTGTTCGATTGA
- the trxA gene encoding thioredoxin, producing MSDTITHVTDDTFAASVEQAQGLVLVDFWAEWCGPCRAIAPILEDLAKNNAGKVKITKLDVDANQRTSMRWNVRSIPTLLFFKDGKHVDTVVGLVPKTTLQERINKHTASAA from the coding sequence ATGAGCGACACGATCACCCACGTCACCGACGACACGTTTGCTGCCAGTGTCGAGCAGGCCCAGGGGCTGGTACTGGTGGATTTCTGGGCGGAGTGGTGCGGTCCCTGCCGGGCCATTGCGCCGATCCTCGAGGATCTGGCCAAGAACAATGCGGGCAAGGTGAAGATCACCAAACTGGACGTCGACGCCAACCAGCGCACCTCGATGCGCTGGAACGTCCGGTCGATCCCGACGCTGCTGTTTTTCAAGGACGGAAAGCACGTCGATACGGTCGTCGGCCTGGTGCCGAAGACGACATTGCAGGAGCGGATCAACAAACACACGGCCAGCGCCGCCTGA
- the mce gene encoding methylmalonyl-CoA epimerase, giving the protein MLGEPAVPNSRIAHVGIAVEQIEASLAFYRDVLGLVPHGNPEVRDGATIVSLPFGESEVELLEPLAPDGPIAKFLAKRGPGIHHICYRVDDLDAALERCRAHGYRLIDETPRIGAAGKRIAFVHPKAATGILLELTE; this is encoded by the coding sequence ATGCTTGGAGAGCCTGCTGTGCCCAACTCCCGGATTGCCCACGTGGGAATTGCCGTCGAACAGATCGAAGCCAGCCTGGCGTTTTACCGCGATGTGCTGGGCCTCGTCCCCCACGGCAACCCGGAAGTCCGTGACGGCGCAACCATCGTGTCGCTGCCATTCGGGGAGTCGGAGGTCGAACTGCTCGAGCCACTCGCGCCCGATGGCCCGATTGCCAAGTTTCTCGCGAAACGCGGGCCCGGTATCCATCACATCTGCTACCGAGTGGACGATTTGGACGCCGCGCTCGAACGCTGCCGAGCCCACGGCTACCGACTGATCGACGAGACTCCGCGAATCGGGGCAGCCGGAAAGCGGATTGCTTTCGTGCACCCCAAAGCCGCGACCGGCATCCTGCTCGAGCTTACCGAGTAG
- the rsmI gene encoding 16S rRNA (cytidine(1402)-2'-O)-methyltransferase: MAGVLYVVATPIGNLGDLSPRAADILRRVALVAAEDTRETRKLVDHAGSTARLISCHAHSDPARLAEILAALESGQDVALTTDAGTPGVSDPGPALVARAREAGILVIPIPGPSAVATALMVSGFPADRYFFAGFAPRKGPERAAWLERIKIETATVVCFEAPGRSAALLADLAEAAGADRRALLGREMTKRFEEYRAGTLGELAEGLASGGELRGEVTLVIEGVPFVPPVPELDQAARVATALVAAGLERSRVAKAVAQAFGLRRNESYRLVAEDR; encoded by the coding sequence ATGGCTGGAGTCCTCTACGTTGTTGCGACGCCAATCGGCAACCTGGGCGACCTTTCGCCGCGCGCCGCTGACATTCTGCGGCGGGTTGCCCTCGTCGCGGCGGAGGATACCCGGGAGACCCGAAAGTTGGTCGATCATGCCGGGTCCACAGCCCGACTGATCAGTTGCCATGCGCATTCTGATCCGGCCAGGCTAGCGGAGATTCTGGCGGCGCTCGAATCCGGCCAGGATGTCGCACTGACCACGGACGCGGGAACGCCTGGCGTGAGTGATCCCGGTCCGGCCCTGGTGGCACGTGCTCGAGAAGCCGGCATTCTCGTGATTCCGATTCCCGGTCCCTCGGCGGTGGCGACCGCGCTGATGGTGTCTGGTTTTCCGGCGGATCGGTACTTCTTCGCTGGTTTCGCGCCGAGAAAGGGTCCGGAGCGCGCAGCCTGGCTCGAACGCATCAAAATCGAGACGGCAACCGTAGTGTGTTTTGAGGCCCCCGGTCGCTCGGCCGCTTTGCTTGCCGATCTGGCAGAGGCGGCCGGGGCGGATCGACGTGCGCTCCTCGGCCGCGAAATGACCAAACGGTTCGAGGAGTATCGCGCGGGAACGCTGGGCGAGTTGGCAGAAGGACTCGCCAGTGGGGGGGAACTCCGCGGTGAGGTGACGTTGGTGATAGAGGGTGTGCCGTTCGTCCCTCCGGTGCCGGAACTCGATCAGGCCGCGCGAGTCGCCACTGCGCTGGTTGCTGCCGGGCTCGAGCGGAGCCGGGTGGCAAAGGCGGTGGCCCAGGCATTCGGATTGCGGCGAAACGAGAGTTATCGCCTGGTGGCGGAGGATCGGTGA
- a CDS encoding 50S ribosomal protein L25 — translation MSKTAVLSASVRNQNGKGAARALRRDGKVPAVVYGRGRAPESLTLDAVALERLLAKTRATTLLDVSVDDRQPVKALIREVQRNPLRPIDILHVDLYEVHADEEIAVDVPIKFVGTADGVKNAGGVFEAVLHQLQIRVLPGDIPDHIEVDVSPLGLGQSIHVSDLTLAKGEFLTDGGVTLCTVVAPKTEATTEGAEGGAEPELIRKPKPAEDEANAKG, via the coding sequence ATGTCAAAGACGGCAGTTCTCAGCGCATCGGTTCGGAACCAGAACGGCAAAGGCGCCGCCCGGGCGCTCCGGCGCGACGGCAAGGTTCCCGCGGTTGTCTATGGTCGGGGCCGGGCCCCGGAGTCCCTGACGCTCGACGCCGTGGCGCTCGAGCGCCTGCTGGCCAAGACCCGGGCCACCACGCTGCTCGACGTCTCAGTCGACGATCGTCAGCCGGTCAAAGCGCTGATCCGCGAAGTACAGCGGAATCCGCTTCGCCCGATCGACATCCTCCATGTCGACCTCTACGAGGTTCATGCCGACGAGGAAATCGCGGTGGACGTGCCGATCAAGTTCGTCGGAACGGCCGACGGAGTGAAGAACGCCGGTGGCGTCTTCGAGGCTGTGCTGCACCAGTTGCAGATTCGCGTGCTCCCCGGCGACATCCCGGACCATATCGAAGTCGATGTGAGCCCGCTCGGCCTGGGTCAGTCGATTCACGTCAGCGACCTCACGCTTGCCAAGGGCGAGTTTCTGACCGACGGTGGTGTGACCCTCTGCACCGTGGTGGCTCCGAAGACCGAGGCCACGACCGAGGGAGCGGAGGGCGGCGCCGAGCCGGAACTGATCCGGAAGCCGAAGCCCGCCGAGGACGAGGCCAACGCAAAGGGCTGA
- a CDS encoding pyridoxine 5'-phosphate synthase, whose protein sequence is MQMRHMRLYINIDHVATVRQARRTDEPDPVRAAALAEAAGAHGITAHLREDRRHIQDDDVERLATTVTTVLNLELALAPDVVALTERLAPYQVTLVPERREEVTTEGGLDLSRDTTRLAQVIETLGAAGSRVSLFIDPDHDAIRRSRDLGVPAIELHTGRYAHSWREGPDALSQLADAADFAATLGLAVHAGHGLTYLNVQPVAAIEVIEELNIGHSVVSRAVMTGMTEAVTEMGRLIRDARGSR, encoded by the coding sequence CTGCAAATGCGGCATATGCGACTCTACATCAACATCGATCATGTGGCCACCGTCCGACAGGCGCGGCGGACCGATGAACCCGACCCGGTTCGCGCCGCAGCGTTGGCAGAAGCGGCAGGTGCGCACGGCATTACGGCCCACCTTCGCGAAGATCGTCGCCATATCCAGGACGACGACGTCGAGCGCCTGGCCACCACCGTCACGACGGTGCTCAACCTCGAGCTCGCGCTGGCCCCGGATGTGGTGGCCCTGACCGAACGCCTGGCCCCCTACCAGGTGACGCTCGTGCCCGAACGACGCGAGGAAGTGACCACGGAAGGCGGCCTCGACCTGTCCCGCGACACGACCCGCCTTGCCCAGGTCATCGAGACGCTGGGAGCTGCCGGCAGCCGGGTCAGCCTCTTTATCGACCCCGACCACGACGCTATCCGGCGCTCCCGCGATCTCGGCGTCCCCGCCATCGAGCTCCACACTGGGCGTTACGCGCACAGCTGGCGCGAAGGGCCCGACGCCCTGAGCCAGCTCGCCGACGCCGCCGATTTTGCCGCCACACTCGGCCTTGCTGTGCACGCGGGGCATGGACTGACCTATCTCAACGTGCAGCCGGTTGCCGCCATCGAAGTCATCGAAGAGCTCAACATCGGCCACAGCGTGGTGAGCCGCGCCGTGATGACCGGGATGACGGAAGCAGTGACCGAAATGGGGCGATTGATCCGCGATGCCCGCGGGTCGCGTTGA
- a CDS encoding flippase-like domain-containing protein gives MRNKVIGLVVGAAITVGLLAWVLRDVVFAEVWQSALAAHWGYLLAAVVVATFGFVLRIPRWQILLRGEEDRILPARSLWHSIAIGFMANNLIPFRAGEFLRAAAIHRLERVSVPTALSSLVAERLFDALTVLALLFLGLLTAGIPADAEIGGFAIHRIARQLAVAPALLLAACLIALFFPALMQRIIRSVVPSPRLADWLCGFIDGITAGLSVFRSPSRVVVTAFWSILHWLNNAFSFYLGFKAFGIEVGLGGAILMQSVLVVLIAVPSTPGYFGVFEAAIKSVLVVLGVSATTAVAYAVTYHFTTFVPITLLGLWSAARTPTRLGTAPIGTGPTPSAPQNRDHAS, from the coding sequence TTGCGGAATAAAGTCATCGGCCTCGTCGTCGGCGCGGCCATCACGGTCGGGCTGCTCGCCTGGGTGCTCCGCGACGTCGTGTTTGCCGAGGTCTGGCAAAGCGCCCTTGCTGCGCACTGGGGGTACCTGCTCGCCGCCGTCGTCGTGGCCACTTTTGGATTCGTGCTCCGGATTCCCCGCTGGCAGATCCTGCTCCGCGGCGAGGAGGATCGGATCCTGCCCGCCCGGTCGCTCTGGCACAGTATTGCCATCGGCTTCATGGCCAACAACCTGATTCCCTTTCGTGCCGGCGAGTTCTTGCGCGCCGCAGCGATCCACCGCCTCGAACGCGTCAGCGTACCGACGGCACTCTCATCTCTCGTTGCCGAGCGGCTCTTCGATGCGCTCACGGTTCTGGCCCTGCTCTTCCTTGGACTCCTGACCGCCGGAATCCCCGCCGACGCGGAGATCGGCGGCTTTGCGATTCACCGGATTGCCCGTCAGCTGGCCGTGGCGCCTGCGCTCCTGTTGGCGGCGTGCCTGATTGCCCTCTTCTTTCCGGCGCTGATGCAGCGCATCATCCGGAGCGTGGTGCCGTCGCCGCGCCTGGCCGATTGGCTTTGCGGCTTCATCGACGGAATCACGGCGGGGCTCAGCGTCTTCCGATCGCCATCGCGGGTGGTTGTGACGGCGTTCTGGTCGATCCTGCACTGGCTCAACAATGCATTCTCGTTCTACCTCGGCTTCAAGGCGTTCGGAATCGAGGTGGGACTGGGCGGGGCCATCCTGATGCAGAGCGTGCTCGTCGTGCTGATCGCGGTACCGTCGACCCCCGGATACTTTGGGGTCTTCGAGGCCGCCATCAAGTCCGTGCTCGTCGTGCTCGGGGTCTCAGCCACGACGGCAGTTGCCTATGCCGTGACCTACCACTTTACGACCTTCGTTCCGATCACGCTGCTGGGCCTCTGGTCGGCAGCCCGTACGCCGACCCGGCTCGGGACCGCACCGATCGGCACCGGCCCGACCCCATCAGCCCCGCAGAACCGTGACCACGCTTCGTAG
- a CDS encoding DUF4159 domain-containing protein — translation MGLAAQERMTIGRLHYDGGGDWYANPSSLPNLLKAIAQRTPLRVAERERVVRLSDDELWQVPYLHMTGHGNVKWSDADLATLRRYLEQGGFLHIDDNYGMDESIRRELVRLYPDRPMVEVPWDHPVYRVVYPFPKGLPKIHEHDGKPAQGFGIFLDGRLVIYYSYESDLGDGWEDIEVHNNTPELHEQALRMGVNLFVYAVGSR, via the coding sequence ATGGGCCTCGCGGCTCAGGAACGAATGACCATCGGTCGTCTGCACTACGATGGGGGCGGCGACTGGTACGCCAATCCGTCGAGCCTTCCCAATCTGCTCAAGGCGATTGCTCAGCGGACCCCGCTCCGGGTGGCGGAACGGGAGCGCGTGGTCCGCTTGAGCGATGACGAGTTGTGGCAGGTGCCGTACCTCCACATGACCGGGCACGGCAACGTCAAATGGAGTGATGCGGACCTGGCGACTCTCCGGCGTTACCTCGAGCAGGGCGGCTTTTTGCACATCGACGACAACTATGGTATGGATGAGTCGATCCGCCGTGAACTGGTGCGGCTCTATCCGGATCGTCCCATGGTTGAAGTGCCCTGGGACCATCCGGTCTACCGCGTGGTCTATCCGTTTCCCAAGGGGCTTCCCAAAATCCACGAGCACGACGGCAAGCCGGCGCAGGGGTTTGGAATCTTTCTCGACGGGCGACTGGTGATCTACTACAGCTACGAGTCGGATCTGGGCGACGGCTGGGAGGATATCGAAGTGCACAACAACACGCCGGAACTCCATGAGCAGGCGCTTCGGATGGGTGTCAATCTGTTCGTGTACGCGGTAGGAAGCCGCTGA
- the pth gene encoding aminoacyl-tRNA hydrolase has product MRTIVGLGNPGAEYEGTRHNAGFILVDHLAARWGFPSFRRDGPARSTRGTVDGVAVQLLKPQTYMNRSGAALAELKGSPEFDHARDLLIVVDETALPIGRFRLRAKGSAGGHNGLKSIEGALRSQEYARLRIGVGPVPPGYDDLADYVLDGFTRDEADVLRSLLDPMADAVECWIADGIELAMTRHNRSTGSAEP; this is encoded by the coding sequence CTGCGTACCATCGTCGGGCTGGGCAATCCCGGCGCGGAGTACGAAGGCACCCGGCACAACGCCGGGTTCATTCTGGTAGATCATCTCGCGGCGCGCTGGGGGTTTCCCTCCTTCCGCCGCGACGGCCCGGCCCGCAGCACCCGGGGCACAGTCGATGGGGTCGCGGTACAGTTGCTCAAGCCGCAGACCTACATGAACCGGAGTGGCGCGGCGCTGGCCGAACTCAAAGGTTCCCCCGAGTTCGATCATGCCCGCGACCTCCTGATCGTGGTCGACGAAACTGCGCTGCCGATCGGTCGGTTCCGGTTGCGCGCCAAGGGGTCCGCTGGCGGGCACAACGGGCTCAAGAGCATCGAAGGGGCCCTGCGAAGCCAGGAGTACGCCCGACTCCGCATTGGGGTTGGTCCTGTTCCGCCTGGTTATGACGACCTCGCGGACTACGTTCTCGATGGATTCACCCGCGACGAAGCGGACGTCCTGCGGAGCCTGCTCGACCCGATGGCTGACGCCGTAGAGTGCTGGATAGCCGATGGCATCGAACTGGCAATGACCAGGCACAACCGGAGCACCGGTAGCGCTGAGCCCTGA